The stretch of DNA GCGTGCTACAACATCTCCCATGGCATAATTGCGCACATGCCCCATGTGAATGCGCCCTGATGGATAAGGAAACATTTCTAAAACATAATATTTCTCGCGACCATCTCCTTGGACAGTCTGAAAAATTTTCTTTTCATCCCAAATTTCTTGCCATTTTTTTTCTCTCGCACGTGGATTATAGCGCTCGCCTATCTTATAATGTTCAATCGTCATTCCCATTATACTCTTTTTAATTTATACTTTTTAATAAAACTGAACCAAAAACTTGTTTTATTATGCTTGACCATGGATTAATCTCATCGTCAACATTTTCGTGAAATATTTCCCTAAGTATTTTATAAAAACACCAACCCTTGAATAAAACTTGAACAAAATTTAAACAAACACGATAAAGCACAAAAACATGAAGACACAAACACCCCCTCATAGCCCCTCCCCCCCTCATAACTCTTCTATTGAAGCATTACACAACCTTCAAAAAGACATTGCGGCACTCTGCCAAGAGCTACAACGCCCCAGGGAAGAAGTTGAACTTATCGCTGTTTCAAAAACTGTTTCCATAGAGGATATACGCCCTCTTTTACAAGCAGGTCAATCTCTGTTTGCAGAAAACCGCGTGCAAGAAGCAGCACAAAAATGGCTCGGGTTACGTCAACAATTTGAAAATATTAAACTTCACCTCATCGGTCCCCTACAATCCAATAAAGCTGCTGAAGCTGTAAAGATTTTTGATGTCATTCAAACGGTTGATCGTGAAAAAATAGCCAAAATTTTGGCAGAAGAAATGCAAAAACAAAAAAGGCATATCCCCTGCTATGTTCAGGTCAATATTGGCTTAGAACCGCAAAAAAGTGGTATAGCACCGCAAGAAGTAATCCCTTTTGTTTCTCAATGCAAAAACAACTATGGACTTGATATCATTGGTCTTATGGCCATCCCCCCTGTGGACGAAAACCCTGGACCCTATTTCGCCCTATTAGCAAAGCTAGCAAAACAAGCCGGTCTTCCAAAGCTTTCCATGGGCATGTCCAATGATTTTAAAACAGCTCTACAATTTGGTTCGAATGTCCTTCGCATTGGCTCTGCTTTATTTGGAAAACGCCCCGTGTAAAACCACTTCGCTTCATGTAAATCCATTCCCCCAAGATACATCCCCATTGAAAACTCTACGAACAAGCCCAAAACAACAGAAATGAAAAAAATATTCCTCTCACTAAAAGAGCAACTCTAGCAGAAAAAACGCCCGTCTCTCCCTTCACCCTTTCCTTTCTGCTCCCTCTTTCCACCCCCTTCTTTCCATCCTATGAGCAAAAGGAGCAAAAAAGCTGAGCCTTCTAAAGTTTCTTACCAGCACATCCTCAACCCATACAATGACTTCAAAATAGCCCTGCAATTTGGCTTGCATGCTCTCACACCTTAACGCTTCATTACTCTCCTCCTCTAACACCTCTAAATAAAAAGCAACACATTGATTTATAATGACAATCTATCGTCACTCAACTTGAATGAGAGCCCCGAACAACGTAAGATTCTCTCATTCCAAACCTATTTATATTGAATCAATCAAAACCACTTGCTTACACATTACAAGTGTGGGATGTGTATGGATAAAACTGTATAAAAAAGGAATAAAAATAGTTCTTATGAACGCTCTCAAATGCCAAAGGCTGTTGCAAATATTGGGGACCGAAAAAGTATGTGATGGTGCCAGCTTGCTCCTGCATAAGCGTAAAGATGGGGGCGCTCAATGGATTTATCGTTAGGATTTATCGTTATACCAATCACAAGCACCATTTTGAGATGGGCTTGGCTGCCTTGAGAAAGGTCTCTTTAAAGCACCCCAAAAGAAATCCTACATATACATATAAAGGCAAAATGATAAGAGAAGCATTGCGCATGAATGAAA from Bartonella tribocorum CIP 105476 encodes:
- a CDS encoding YggS family pyridoxal phosphate-dependent enzyme, giving the protein MKTQTPPHSPSPPHNSSIEALHNLQKDIAALCQELQRPREEVELIAVSKTVSIEDIRPLLQAGQSLFAENRVQEAAQKWLGLRQQFENIKLHLIGPLQSNKAAEAVKIFDVIQTVDREKIAKILAEEMQKQKRHIPCYVQVNIGLEPQKSGIAPQEVIPFVSQCKNNYGLDIIGLMAIPPVDENPGPYFALLAKLAKQAGLPKLSMGMSNDFKTALQFGSNVLRIGSALFGKRPV